From a region of the Falco peregrinus isolate bFalPer1 chromosome 5, bFalPer1.pri, whole genome shotgun sequence genome:
- the LOC101924752 gene encoding hemoglobin subunit pi, which produces MTLTQAEKAAVVTIWAKVATQADAIGAESLERLFSSYPQTKTYFPHFDLSQGSAQLRGHGSKVMNAIGEAVKHIEDIRGALAKLSELHAYILRVDPVNFKLLSHCILCSVAARYPSDFTPEVHAAWDKFLSSVSSVLTEKYR; this is translated from the exons ATGACACTGACCCAGGCTGAGAAGGCTGCCGTGGTCACCATCTGGGCAAAGGTGGCTACCCAAGCCGATGCCATTGGGGCAGAATCCCTGGAGAG GCTTTTCTCCAGCTACCCCCAGACAAAAACCTACTTCCCTCACTTTGATCTCAGCCAAGGCTCAGCTCAGCTTCGTGGCCACGGCTCCAAAGTCATGAATGCCATCGGGGAAGCTGTGAAGCACATTGAGGACATTAGAGGCGCCTTGGCCAAGCTCAGTGAGCTGCATGCTTACATCCTCAGGGTGGACCCAGTGAACTTCAAG CTGCTTTCCCACTGTATCCTGTGCTCCGTGGCTGCCCGCTATCCCAGTGACTTCACTCCAGAAGTTCATGCTGCATGGGACAAGTTCCTGTCCAGTGTTTCCTCTGTTCTGACTGAGAAGTACAGATAA
- the LOC101924482 gene encoding hemoglobin subunit alpha-2, producing the protein MLTAEDKKLIQQVWEKVAGHQEDFGAEALERMFITYPQTKTYFPHFDLHHGSDQIRGHGKKVVNALGNAVKSLDNLSQALSELSNLHAYNLRVDPVNFKLLSQCFQVVLAVHLGKDYTPEVHSAFDKFLSAVAATLAEKYR; encoded by the exons ATGCTGACCGCTGAGGACAAGAAGCTGATCCAGCAGGTCTGGGAGAAGGTGGCTGGACACCAGGAGGACTTCGGAGCCGAGGCCCTGGAGAG GATGTTCATCACCTACCCCCAGACCAAGACCTACTTCCCCCACTTCGACCTGCACCATGGCTCTGACCAGATCCGCGGCCATGGCAAGAAGGTGGTGAACGCCTTGGGCAATGCCGTCAAGAGCTTGGACAACCTCAGCCAGGCCCTGTCTGAGCTCAGCAACCTGCACGCCTACAACCTGCGTGTTGACCCCGTCAACTTcaag CTGCTGTCGCAGTGCTTCCAGGTGGTGCTGGCCGTGCACCTGGGCAAGGACTACACTCCCGAGGTGCACTCCGCCTTCGACAAGTTCCTGTCGGCTGTGGCTGCCACACTGGCCGAGAAGTACAGATGA
- the LOC129782570 gene encoding hemoglobin subunit alpha-1 — protein sequence MVLSAGDKNNVKGIFAKIGGSAEEYGAEALERMFATYPQTKTYFPHFDLQRGSGQVKAHGKKVAAALVEAANHIDDIAGALSKLSDLHAQKLRVDPVNFKLLGQCFLVVVAIHQPALLTPEVHASLDKFLCAVGSVLTAKYR from the exons ATGGTGCTGTCTGCTGGTGACAAGAACAACGTGAAGGGCATCTTCGCCAAAATCGGCGGCAGTGCCGAAGAGTATGGTGCCGAGGCCCTGGAGAG GATGTTCGCCACCTACCCCCAGACCAAGACCTACTTCCCCCACTTCGACCTGCAACGTGGCTCCGGTCAGGTCAAGGCGCACGGCAAGAAGGTAGCGGCTGCACTGGTCGAGGCTGCCAACCACATCGACGACATCGCTGGTGCCCTGTCCAAGCTGAGCGACCTCCACGCCCAAAAGCTCCGCGTGGACCCTGTCAACTTCAAA ctgctgggCCAATGCTTCCTGGTGGTGGTGGCCATCCACCAGCCTGCTCTCCTGACCCCAGAGGTCCACGCTTCCCTGGACAAGTTCCTGTGTGCCGTGGGCAGCGTGCTGACTGCCAAGTACCGTTAA